The following coding sequences are from one Lolium rigidum isolate FL_2022 chromosome 6, APGP_CSIRO_Lrig_0.1, whole genome shotgun sequence window:
- the LOC124667512 gene encoding putative E3 ubiquitin-protein ligase SINA-like 6, which translates to MGAGLRIERDSGPSAKKRREGEICGGDRDEEEEDDEGEYEQMVSVGSNCGIIALEALDCTVCNHPLRPPILQCATGHVICMSCHRKLRNKDRCYVCSITGGYQRCIVLEKILESVQIPCSNTMYGCTVKTHYLEGADHDKSCPCAPCFCPDPSCHFTGSTAELLDHLTHTDNWPATEFEYGQRFDLQIQEGMHVLYTREDGTLLLVKFTPVPPFGNAVSIMCVDPHAVAGDRKFRCLVGSNCSTDSWHSDFRTISTNLSNDLPTEDGSYSLVVPTLSCYSGINVTISKVTVL; encoded by the exons ATGGGGGCTGGATTGAGGATCGAGAGGGACAGCGGGCCGAGCGCCAAGAAGAGGAGAGAAGGGGAGATCTGCGGCGGCGaccgcgacgaggaggaggaggacgacgagggcgAGTACGAGCAGATGGTTTCCGTTGGCAGCAACTGCGGCATCATCGCTTTGGAGGCGCTGGACTGCACCGTCTGCAACCACCCCCTCCGGCCACCAATCTTGCAG TGCGCCACTGGGCATGTGATTTGTATGTCCTGCCATCGCAAGCTCCGGAACAAGGACAGGTGCTACGTGTGCTCCATTACTGGCGGCTATCAACGCTGCATCGTGCTCGAGAAAATCCTGGAGTCTGTCCAGATCCCTTGCTCCAATACCATGTACGGTTGCACCGTCAAGACACATTACCTCGAGGGAGCAGATCATGACAAGTCGTGCCCATGTGCACCGTGCTTCTGCCCTGATCCTAGTTGTCACTTTACTGGCTCAACCGCAGAGCTCCTTGACCATCTCACCCATACGGACAACTGGCCGGCAACTGAGTTCGAGTACGGACAGCGTTTTGACCTGCAGATCCAGGAAGGAATGCACGTTCTCTACACAAGGGAGGATGGCACCCTGTTGCTGGTAAAATTCACGCCGGTGCCGCCTTTCGGCAATGCTGTCTCCATCATGTGTGTTGATCCTCATGCCGTGGCGGGGGACCGCAAGTTCAGGTGCCTGGTTGGTTCCAACTGCAGCACCGATAGTTGGCATTCAGATTTCCGTACCATAAGCACCAATCTGTCCAACGACTTACCGACGGAGGATGGCAGCTACTCATTGGTTGTGCCGACTCTTTCTTGTTACAGCGGCATCAATGTCACTATCTCAAAGGTTACGGTGCTGTAG